In Candidatus Scalindua japonica, the following are encoded in one genomic region:
- a CDS encoding helix-turn-helix domain-containing protein — MFLEKLGDLHEKWGIIFHGYCLMTNHYHLELETPGGELSRPLQWLNHVYAGYVNKEYKRVGHLFQGRFKSVLVEADEHLHVLSRYIHMNPVRAGIVRRPEEYRWSSYRDYLGIRQCPKWLDVKQTLEMFGVSEKEQRKEYRRFVIMGDEGNPLKEMSFGAILGTAQFVKRMREKLRNRKSEKSDAEISRMIYARPGPGINEICKVVCEAYDVSKEEMCVKGRKGNEGRDLAIYLSRKYARSTCDEIGEHFGGIRPSAVSLGSRRVKDRLKTDKTFKKLVRQLESDVIDFNN, encoded by the coding sequence GTGTTTTTAGAAAAGCTGGGAGACCTGCATGAGAAGTGGGGAATAATATTCCATGGATATTGTCTGATGACAAATCACTATCATCTGGAGTTGGAAACTCCAGGTGGTGAATTGAGTAGGCCCTTGCAATGGTTGAATCATGTTTATGCCGGTTATGTAAATAAGGAGTACAAGAGAGTTGGACATCTGTTTCAGGGCAGGTTTAAGAGTGTGCTCGTAGAAGCAGATGAACATTTGCATGTTTTATCACGTTACATACACATGAATCCTGTACGTGCGGGTATAGTGAGGAGGCCCGAGGAGTATAGATGGTCTAGTTATCGGGATTATCTAGGAATACGACAATGTCCGAAGTGGCTTGATGTGAAACAAACACTTGAAATGTTTGGTGTGTCTGAGAAGGAGCAGAGAAAGGAATACCGGCGCTTTGTAATAATGGGAGACGAGGGAAATCCTTTAAAAGAAATGAGTTTTGGGGCAATATTAGGAACAGCACAGTTTGTAAAACGAATGAGGGAGAAATTGAGAAACAGAAAGTCTGAGAAGAGTGATGCTGAGATTTCACGTATGATTTATGCGCGGCCAGGTCCAGGAATTAATGAAATTTGCAAAGTTGTATGCGAAGCGTATGATGTTTCAAAGGAGGAGATGTGCGTAAAGGGACGTAAAGGAAATGAAGGCCGGGATTTGGCGATATATTTGTCGAGAAAGTATGCTAGAAGCACGTGTGATGAAATAGGTGAGCACTTTGGAGGTATCAGGCCTTCGGCAGTGAGTTTGGGAAGTAGAAGGGTTAAGGATCGGTTAAAAACAGACAAAACCTTTAAGAAACTGGTCAGGCAATTAGAATCTGATGTGATAGATTTTAACAATTAA